DNA from Amorphoplanes friuliensis DSM 7358:
GCCGGGCACCAGCCTGTACCCGAAGGACGGCATCAACGACCATCTGATCGCCGGTGCCCCGACGGTGAATCCGGCCGGGGTGGGCACCAAGGGTGCGCTGCACTACGAGCTGACGCTGGGCCCGGGGGAGACGCGGCAGATCCGGCTGCGCCTGACCCGGTCGGACGAGGCGGCCACGCTCGACCTCGGTGACGACTTCGCCGCCGTCGTGCGCGCGCGGGAGGACGAGGCCGACGCCTACTTCGCCGAGCTGATCCCGGCCGCCGCGTCCGCGGAGGAGGCGGCCGTCGCCCGGCAGGGGATCGCCGGGCTGATGTGGGCCAAGCAGTTCTACCACTTCGACGTCAAGCAGTGGCTGCAGGGCGATCCGGGTTCGGCGCCTCCGCCGCCGGGCCGCCGGTACGGGCGCAACAACGCCTGGTGGCACATGAACAGCTTCGACGTCATCTCGATGCCGGACCCCTGGGAGTACCCCTGGTACGCCGCGTGGGACCTGGCGTTCCACTGTGTCTCGATCGCCCGGGTCGATCCCGGGTTCGCCAAGGCGCAGCTGCTGCTGTTGCTGCGGGAGTGGTACATGCACCCCAACGGGCAGATCCCCGCGTACGAGTGGGCGTTCGGGGATGTGAACCCGCCGGTGCATGCCTGGGCCGCGCTGCAGGTGTTCGAGATCGACGGCGGCCGCGACCACGACTTCCTCGCCCGGATCATGCACAAGCTGCTGCTGAACTTCACCTGGTGGGTCAACCGCAAGGACGTCGGCGGCAACAACGTCTTCGAGGGCGGCTTCCTCGGCCTGGACAATGTCGGCCCGTTCGACCGGTCGGCGGCGCTGCCCGTGGCCGGTGTGCTCGAGCAGTCCGACGGCACCGGGTGGATGGCGATGTACGCCCTCAACCTGCTCGACATGTCGATCCGCCTGGCCCTGCACGACCGCGCCTACGAGGACATGGCGACGAAGTTCTTCGAGCACTTCGCGTACATCGCCGAGGCGGCGTACCGGCAGGGGCTCTGGGACGACGAGGACTGTTTCTTCTACGACGTGCTGCGGATGCCCGACGGGCACAAGATGCCGCTCAAGGCACGCTCGATCGTGGGTCTGCTGCCGCTGGCCGCGACGACCCGGCTCAGCGCCGGCACCCTGAACCGCCTGCCCGAGCTGAGCGCGCGGTTGCGCTGGCTGCTGTCCAACCAGGCCGAGTACGCCGATGTCATCAGCGCCCGCCGGCTCTCGCCCGACGGCCGCCAGCAGCGGCTGCTGTCCATGGTCGGTCAGGACCAGCTGCTGCGGATCCTGGCCCGGATGCTCGACCCCGAGGAGTTCCTTTCCCCGTACGGCCTGAGGACCC
Protein-coding regions in this window:
- a CDS encoding MGH1-like glycoside hydrolase domain-containing protein, translating into MAERERLAQADSGERPWRAWGPYLAERAWGTVREDYSEHGTAWDYFPHDHARSRAYRWNDDGMAGVCDDRQTFCFALALWNGSDPILKERMFGLGGDGGNHGEDAKEYWWYQDSTPTHSWMRWRYHYPQAAFPYDELVRVNGHRSREEPEYELIDTGIFDEDRFWAVTVDYAKADVDDMCIVVTVSNRGPDEATLHVLPSLWFRNTWSWGLPNRPVPVIEGSAGKLAGEHRSLGHITLEGEGEPPALLCDNETNSQRLWGLPGTSLYPKDGINDHLIAGAPTVNPAGVGTKGALHYELTLGPGETRQIRLRLTRSDEAATLDLGDDFAAVVRAREDEADAYFAELIPAAASAEEAAVARQGIAGLMWAKQFYHFDVKQWLQGDPGSAPPPPGRRYGRNNAWWHMNSFDVISMPDPWEYPWYAAWDLAFHCVSIARVDPGFAKAQLLLLLREWYMHPNGQIPAYEWAFGDVNPPVHAWAALQVFEIDGGRDHDFLARIMHKLLLNFTWWVNRKDVGGNNVFEGGFLGLDNVGPFDRSAALPVAGVLEQSDGTGWMAMYALNLLDMSIRLALHDRAYEDMATKFFEHFAYIAEAAYRQGLWDDEDCFFYDVLRMPDGHKMPLKARSIVGLLPLAATTRLSAGTLNRLPELSARLRWLLSNQAEYADVISARRLSPDGRQQRLLSMVGQDQLLRILARMLDPEEFLSPYGLRTLSRAHLEKPFTVSLGGSDFTVGYEPAESTSGLFGGNSNWRGPVWMPVNYLLIEALREFAAFFGPDLMVEYPTGSQTKMPLSAVADDLSRRLISLFVPDSWGRRPIYGASEVFQNHPDWKDLIAFPEYFHGDNGAGLGAWHQTGWTALVVDLILTLHR